The Gemmatimonadota bacterium genome has a segment encoding these proteins:
- a CDS encoding RNA polymerase sigma factor gives MTLSTPLAGTPALDIEASLAKAAAGGDEGAFERLYRRHVARIHTLVRRMAGDDLADDLTQDVFIRAWQKLPTFRAESAFSTWLHRLAVNVVLSRHRSGQSERKWIQDDELALGQAAGHTPHPAVAMDLESAIRRLPDGSRQVFILHDVEGWTHEEIADRLGLVVGTSKSQLSRARAALRRMLDGH, from the coding sequence ATGACGCTTTCGACCCCCTTGGCTGGTACGCCGGCCCTCGACATCGAAGCCTCCCTCGCCAAGGCGGCGGCGGGGGGCGACGAGGGGGCATTCGAGCGACTCTACCGACGCCATGTGGCGCGAATCCACACCCTGGTGCGGCGGATGGCTGGCGACGACCTGGCCGATGACCTGACCCAGGACGTCTTCATCCGGGCGTGGCAGAAGCTGCCGACCTTTCGGGCCGAGAGTGCCTTCTCGACCTGGTTGCACCGGCTGGCGGTGAACGTGGTGCTCTCCAGGCATCGGAGCGGGCAGAGCGAGCGGAAGTGGATCCAGGACGACGAGCTCGCCCTCGGGCAGGCCGCTGGGCACACTCCGCACCCGGCCGTGGCGATGGATCTCGAGTCCGCGATCCGTCGGCTTCCGGATGGCTCGCGCCAGGTGTTCATCCTTCACGACGTGGAAGGATGGACGCACGAAGAAATCGCCGACCGGCTCGGGCTGGTGGTCGGCACCTCGAAGTCGCAGTTGTCGCGCGCCCGCGCCGCGCTCCGGAGGATGCTCGATGGCCACTAA
- a CDS encoding agmatine deiminase family protein — protein sequence MPAEWAPHRGTWLSWPHRESSWPGNFFPVPYVIAEMIRHLAPGEEVHVNVADDAMEAEARAVLAEAKVPTANVFFHHFPTNDAWCRDHGPIFVQRDANGTREQLILDWGYNAWGGKYPPYDLDNEIPRLVAEEYGIARLSPGMILEGGSIEVNGEGVLLTTEACLLNPNRNPGLSKAEIEQSLKDHLGVQKILWLGEGIVGDDTDGHIDDITRFVDARTIVTVLEDDPSDENYALLLANLMRLEAMTDCNGEPFRIVTLPMPRPVVYEDQRLPASYANFYIGNEVVLLPGYDAERDEIARATLQALFPTRTVVVIDCTALIWGLGAFHCLTQQWPE from the coding sequence ATGCCAGCGGAGTGGGCGCCTCACCGGGGCACCTGGTTGTCGTGGCCGCACCGCGAATCGAGCTGGCCCGGGAACTTCTTCCCGGTGCCCTACGTGATCGCGGAGATGATCCGCCACCTCGCTCCTGGCGAGGAGGTGCACGTCAACGTGGCCGACGACGCCATGGAGGCGGAGGCGCGTGCGGTGCTCGCCGAGGCGAAGGTGCCGACCGCGAACGTTTTCTTCCATCACTTCCCGACCAATGACGCCTGGTGTCGCGACCACGGCCCGATTTTCGTGCAGCGCGACGCCAACGGCACGCGCGAGCAATTGATCCTCGACTGGGGCTACAACGCCTGGGGTGGCAAGTATCCGCCGTACGATCTCGACAACGAGATCCCGCGCCTCGTCGCCGAGGAGTACGGCATCGCGCGGCTGTCACCGGGGATGATCCTCGAGGGCGGCAGCATCGAGGTGAACGGCGAGGGCGTGCTGCTCACCACCGAGGCGTGCCTCCTCAATCCGAATCGCAATCCGGGGCTCTCGAAGGCCGAGATCGAGCAGTCGCTCAAGGACCATCTCGGCGTGCAGAAGATCCTCTGGCTCGGCGAGGGGATCGTCGGCGATGACACCGACGGCCACATCGACGACATCACCCGATTCGTCGACGCGCGCACGATCGTCACGGTGCTCGAGGACGACCCGTCGGATGAGAACTACGCGTTGCTGCTCGCGAACCTGATGCGCCTCGAGGCGATGACGGACTGCAACGGCGAGCCGTTCCGGATCGTCACCCTCCCGATGCCGCGACCGGTGGTCTATGAGGACCAGCGCCTGCCGGCCTCGTACGCCAACTTCTACATCGGCAACGAGGTGGTCCTCCTTCCGGGCTACGACGCCGAGCGGGACGAGATCGCCCGCGCCACATTGCAGGCGCTCTTCCCGACCCGCACGGTGGTGGTGATCGACTGCACGGCGCTGATCTGGGGGTTGGGGGCGTTTCATTGTCTGACGCAGCAGTGGCCGGAATAG
- a CDS encoding carbon-nitrogen hydrolase, with protein MTTSRTVRVGLVQQRVGATPAGNLDRAIEGIRQAAAQGAQIICLQELFGWYYFCQREDHDFFQLAEAIPGPSTDRLSAVAKELGVVIVASLFERRAQGLYHNTAAVIDADGTYLGKYRKMHIPDDPQFYEKFYFTPGDLGFRSWDTKFGKIGVLICWDQWYPEAARLTAMSGAEILFYPTAIGWLPPEKAEYGERQQAAWETIQRSHAVANGCFVCSVNRTGHEVLPGSAADAPGIEFWGGSFIADPNGRILTKAGQDEEILVADCDLGNVDVVRTHWPFLRDRRIDAYGDLTRRYID; from the coding sequence ATGACTACTTCGCGAACCGTCCGGGTCGGGCTGGTCCAGCAGCGGGTGGGGGCCACCCCCGCCGGCAACCTCGATCGTGCCATCGAGGGGATCCGCCAGGCCGCCGCCCAGGGCGCCCAGATCATCTGCCTGCAGGAGCTCTTCGGCTGGTACTACTTCTGCCAGCGCGAAGACCACGACTTCTTCCAGCTCGCCGAGGCGATTCCGGGCCCCTCGACCGACCGCCTCTCGGCTGTCGCGAAGGAGCTCGGCGTGGTGATCGTCGCCTCGCTCTTCGAGCGACGCGCGCAGGGACTCTACCACAACACGGCTGCCGTGATCGACGCCGATGGCACGTACCTCGGCAAGTACCGGAAGATGCACATCCCGGACGATCCGCAGTTCTACGAGAAGTTCTACTTCACCCCCGGCGACCTCGGCTTCCGCAGCTGGGACACCAAGTTCGGCAAGATCGGCGTGCTGATCTGCTGGGACCAGTGGTACCCGGAAGCCGCCCGCCTCACGGCGATGAGCGGCGCGGAGATCCTCTTCTATCCGACGGCGATCGGCTGGCTGCCACCCGAGAAGGCGGAGTACGGCGAACGACAGCAGGCGGCGTGGGAGACGATCCAGCGAAGTCACGCGGTGGCCAACGGCTGCTTCGTCTGCTCGGTGAACCGGACGGGCCACGAAGTACTGCCGGGGAGCGCGGCCGACGCGCCGGGGATCGAGTTCTGGGGCGGCTCGTTCATCGCCGACCCGAACGGCCGCATCCTGACCAAGGCCGGTCAGGACGAGGAGATCCTCGTCGCGGACTGCGATCTCGGCAACGTTGACGTGGTGCGCACGCACTGGCCGTTCCTGCGGGACCGCCGCATCGATGCCTACGGCGACCTGACACGGCGGTACATTGACTGA